Proteins encoded together in one Musa acuminata AAA Group cultivar baxijiao chromosome BXJ3-6, Cavendish_Baxijiao_AAA, whole genome shotgun sequence window:
- the LOC103987425 gene encoding uncharacterized protein LOC103987425 produces the protein MILASDSALPPCNQGSQRRQRGRRLSKMVAASGTNSWAKEMVIRRRIANIFNKREDDFPSLKDYNDYLEEVEDMTSNLVEGIDVAAIEAKIAKYQEENAEQIINARARKAEELAAALRASQNPSSVDPADAGPGPSSQGVGVGSQGQYAPAAVPGGLMQPRPTGMAPQPVPVGAPADPLQGYAAEDEETMKLRAERGARAGGWTIELSKRRAIEEAFSGIWV, from the exons ATGATTCTTGCGTCGGATTCCGCTCTTCCGCCCTGCAACCAGGGCTCCCAACGACGGCAGAGAGGGCGGCGGCTGAGTAAGATGGTGGCGGCGTCGGGAACCAATTCATGGGCTAAAGAAATGGTCATCCGAAGGAGGATAGCCAACAT ATTTAATAAGAGGGAAGATGATTTTCCATCTCTTAAAGACTACAATGACTATTTGGAAGAAGTTGAGGATATGA CTTCCAATTTAGTTGAAGGAATTGATGTTGCTGCTATTGAAGCTAAGATCGCTAAATACCAAGAAGAGAATGCTGAACAAATAATTAATGCTCGAGCACGTAAG GCTGAAGAATTAGCAGCAGCACTAAGGGCAAGCCAAAATCCAAGCTCGGTGGATCCAGCTGATGCA GGTCCTGGACCAAGTTCACAAGGGGTTGGTGTCGGCAGTCAAGGGCAATATGCTCCTGCTGCTGTCCCTGGTGGATTAATGCAACCGCGACCTACGGGTATGGCTCCACAGCCTGTTCCTGTTGGAGCTCCAGCAGATCCTCTGCAAGGGTATGCGGCTGAGGATGAAGAGACCATGAAGCTACGAGCCGAGAGGGGGGCCCGAGCTGGAGGATGGACAATTGAGCTGAGCAAGAGGAGGGCAATCGAAGAAGCCTTCAGCGGCATATGGGTATGA
- the LOC135582779 gene encoding uncharacterized protein LOC135582779 isoform X3 — MRLQDTLVIKPLKKSHLALRMFVLAAVMICGVYIFSVCLKQIGSQSMPRFVKFELTEEPCSSVGVPPSEVSYLHYPKPTTYSREECACTPVRKFTILSMQRSGSGWFETLLNSHVNISSNGEIFSIKERRNNMSSIIRTLDKVYNLDWYSSASKNECTAAVGFKWMLNQGLMANHDEIVKYFNERGVYAILLFRRNLLRRLVSQLANDHDRRTKQLNGKHRAHVHSEYEANVLAKYKPTLNATELMSSLKTANECVTNALDYFNSTRHIVLYYEDLILNHTKLVDVLKFLGVPQRLMVSRHVKIHKKPLSKQVENWEDVYNAIKGTEYQSFLNADYKL; from the exons ATGAGATTACAG GACACACTCGTTATAAAGCCACTGAAGAAATCACACCTTGCGTTGAGAATGTTTGTCTTAGCCGCTGTTATGATTTGTGGCGTTTATATTTTCTCGGTATGCCTAAAGCAAATAGGGAGTCAAAGCATGCCTAGATTCGTGAAGTTTGAACTAACAGAAGAGCCTTGTAGCAGTGTTGGTGTTCCGCCATCGGAAGTTTCATATTTGCACTACCCAAAACCCACAACGTATAGCAG GGAGGAGTGTGCATGTACACCGGTTCGAAAGTTTACTATTTTGTCGATGCAGAGGTCTGGTAGTGGGTGGTTCGAGACTCTCTTAAATAGCCATGTTAATATTAGCTCTAATGGGGAGATCTTCTCGATCAAAGAAAGGAGGAATAACATGTCATCTATCATAAGGACACTAGACAAAGTATACAATCTGGATTGGTACAGTAGTGCTTCTAAAAATGAATGCACCGCTGCTGTCGGATTCAAGTGGATGCTTAATCAG GGTCTTATGGCCAATCATGATGAAATAGTCAAATACTTCAATGAAAGAGGTGTATATGCAATACTCCTGTTCAGAAGAAATCTACTTCGTCGTTTGGTTTCACAACTTGCGAATGATCATGATCGCAGAACAAAGCAACTGAATGGCAAACATCGAGCACATGTGCACTCGGAATATGAG GCTAATGTGCTTGCAAAATACAAACCCACACTCAATGCTACGGAATTGATGTCCAGCCTTAAGACGGCTAATGAGTGTGTTACAAATGCTCTGGATTACTTCAACAGCACCCGGCACATTGTTTTGTACTATGAGGATCTCATTTTAAACCACACT AAGCTGGTTGATGTTCTTAAATTCCTCGGAGTGCCCCAGAGACTCATGGTTAGCCGTCATGTTAAGATACACAAAAAACCACTATCCAAGCAGGTCGAGAACTGGGAGGATGTTTACAATGCCATTAAGGGAACCGAGTACCAGAGTTTTTTGAATGCAGACTATAAACTATAG
- the LOC103987428 gene encoding probable inactive heme oxygenase 2, chloroplastic has translation MLWSAPSSSSSSSSSVSSFRAWESLSFPCSKPHSAFPKPNIIFLNPNPERFSVLSSSSPHPPSPLVASTTLPSSTAPVLKKRKRYRKPYPGESEGIVQEMRFVAMRLRNDAGSGEEKEEEQAGGGWETWQPRMEGFLKYLVDSKLVFETIERIVDESTDVAHVYFRNTGLERAARLSKDLEWFSQRDIMIPKPSNPGTSYATYLNELAEKSVPSFLCHFYNIYFAHITGGQKIGKKVCDMLLEGRELEFYKWDSDVHELLKGTRENLNNLGEHWTRDEKNTCLREAAKSFRYLGQIVRLIIL, from the exons ATGCTGTGGTCCGcgccatcttcctcttcttcttcgtcctcGTCGGTATCGTCTTTTAGGGCTTGGGAATCCCTCTCTTTCCCCTGCTCTAAACCCCATTCAGCATTTCCGAAGCCCAATATCATCTTCTTGAACCCTAATCCCGAACGCTTCTCCGTCttatcctcctcttctcctcatcCTCCTTCTCCGCTCGTTGCTAGCACTACTCTTCCTTCGTCGACCGCTCCGGTGTTGAAGAAGCGGAAGAGGTACCGCAAACCCTACCCCGGGGAGAGCGAGGGCATCGTTCAGGAGATGAGGTTCGTCGCCATGAGGCTTCGCAACGACGCTGGCAgcggagaagagaaagaggaggagcagGCCGGCGGCGGTTGGGAGACATGGCAGCCGAGGATGGAAGGCTTCCTCAAGTATTTGGTCGACAGCAAGCTGGTGTTCGAGACTATCGAGCGTATTGTGGACGAGTCCACCGATGTCGCCC ATGTTTATTTCAGAAATACTGGTCTTGAGCGGGCTGCTAGGCTTTCAAAAgacttagagtggttcagtcaaagagATATTATGATTCCAAAACCAAGTAATCCTGGGACTTCATATGCTACTTATCTGAATGAATTGGCTGAGAAAAGTGTGCCATCATTTCTGTGCCATTTCTACAACATTTACTTTGCACACATAACAGGTGGACAGAAGATAGGTAAAAAG GTTTGTGACATGCTTTTGGAAGGAAGGGAACTTGAGTTCTACAAATGGGACAGTGATGTTCATGAACTGTTGAAAGGCACGAGGGAGAATCTCAACAACCTAGGAGAA CATTGGACCCGAGATGAAAAGAACACCTGTCTGAGGGAAGCAGCTAAGTCATTCCGGTATTTGGGGCAAATTGTGCGCTTGATCATTTTGTAA
- the LOC135641850 gene encoding uncharacterized protein LOC135641850: protein MAYIDNGVVKSKHTIWRFSLISDFFWAIVNFFGVFFITMFSMEKSDQYQKGLGSSKKWDGGHGGGPRGGSGGGPYGGGPGGRHGPYTLSDLRSNDHSSLPACGSCCGG from the exons ATGGCGTACATCGATAACG GTGTTGTGAAGTCAAAGCATACGATATGGCGGTTTAGTTTAATATCGGATTTCTTCTGGGCCATTGTAAACTTCTTTGGAGTATTCTTTATAACAATGTTCTCG ATGGAGAAATCGGATCAGTACCAGAAAGGATTGGGCTCTAGCAAGAAATGGGATGGTGGTCATGGTGGAGGACCCAGAGGTGGTTCTGGAGGAGGTCCATATGGTGGTGGGCCCGGTGGCCGCCATGGGCCATATACCTTGAGCGATCTCCGGTCTAATGACCATA GTTCCCTTCCTGCTTGTGGTTCATGCTGTGGAGGTTAA
- the LOC135640787 gene encoding uncharacterized protein C6G9.01c-like codes for MATTKKSKPQPPPESKESEEEPIATAGEKKRKKKPGNEIDEIFQGKKAKKSKTSAAGEEEAREKGKNQAKGTGEGGGSKKTKDKTKKRREVSLDEGSEARARRRKTGDGLAIYSAEELGWGNSESGGTPLCPFDCSCCF; via the coding sequence ATGGCGACTACGAAGAAGAGCAAGCCGCAGCCGCCGCCCGAGTCGAAGGAATCCGAAGAAGAACCCATCGCCACGgctggggagaagaagaggaagaagaagccgggcAACGAGATCGATGAGATTTTCCAAGGAAAGAAGGCCAAGAAGAGTAAGACGTCCGCCGCGGGCGAAGAAGAAGCACGGGAGAAAGGAAAGAACCAGGCTAAGGGAACGGGGGAGGGCGGTGGTAGTAAGAAGACGAAGGATAAGACGAAGAAGAGGCGGGAAGTGTCTTTGGATGAAGGCTCCGAGGCACGGGCGCGGCGGAGGAAAACGGGGGACGGGCTCGCCATTTACTCGGCCGAGGAGCTCGGTTGGGGGAACTCGGAATCAGGGGGAACCCCTCTTTGCCCTTTCGACTGTTCCTGCTGCTTCtga
- the LOC135640788 gene encoding protein RESPONSE TO ABA AND SALT 1-like, giving the protein MTRTGAFGTEVAAIQVILRTWLQLMQSVLDRLVNVPREPVHEAEHRAYVAEAMDHHVSYFFAKSILALRDPAVALCPPRLSLMAKALLWLGGWQPTAALRLVPAGALSAEQSSSLEVIRAVTRAAVAAVEKEMRRVQNDGLVRLMMAGRAAVSAAAVAAAEKAAIGRMVARQWTVAVVADSLRMEVLRRVVAVLSPLQAVDFLADVLRMEISMHQM; this is encoded by the coding sequence ATGACGAGGACCGGAGCCTTCGGTACAGAAGTGGCAGCCATCCAAGTGATCCTCCGGACATGGCTTCAGCTCATGCAGTCCGTCCTTGACCGGCTTGTGAACGTGCCACGGGAGCCAGTCCACGAGGCCGAGCATCGCGCGTACGTCGCCGAGGCCATGGACCACCACGTCTCCTACTTCTTTGCCAAGTCGATTCTGGCGCTGCGCGACCCGGCCGTCGCGCTCTGTCCGCCCCGGTTGAGCCTGATGGCCAAGGCGTTGCTGTGGTTGGGAGGCTGGCAGCCGACGGCGGCGTTGCGGCTGGTGCCCGCGGGGGCCCTGTCGGCGGAGCAGTCGTCGTCGTTGGAGGTGATTCGTGCGGTGACGAGAGCGGCGGTGGCGGCCGTTGAGAAGGAGATGAGGAGGGTGCAGAACGACGGGTTGGTGCGGTTAATGATGGCGGGGAGGGCTGCGGTCTCGGCGGCCGCGGTGGCGGCGGCTGAGAAAGCAGCGATTGGGAGGATGGTGGCAAGACAGTGGACGGTGGCGGTCGTGGCTGATTCCTTGAGAATGGAAGTGCTGAGAAGGGTGGTAGCAGTGCTCAGCCCGCTACAAGCTGTGGACTTCTTGGCTGACGTACTGAGGATGGAGATCTCAATGCATCAGATGTAG
- the LOC135639591 gene encoding transmembrane emp24 domain-containing protein p24delta4-like, which translates to MGTRDDAVILRAIAVLLCSAWILAAGPPTAAALWLSLPPSATKCVSEEIHAGVVALADYAVVHDDDPQSMPTISAKVTAPNGDTLHHKENVTMGEFAFTTNEPGTYLACFWLDGANKGIGASVSINWKIGIAAKDWESVAKKEKIEGLELELRKLEEAVEVIHENLLYLRSREAGMRDVSERTNGRVALFSVMSLALCIVASVLQLRHLKGYFHKKKLI; encoded by the exons ATGGGGACGAGGGACGACGCGGTGATCCTGCGGGCCATCGCGGTGCTGCTATGCTCCGCCTGGATCCTCGCCGCTGGACCGCCTACCGCGGCGGCGCTGTGGCTGAGCCTGCCGCCGTCGGCCACGAAGTGCGTGTCGGAGGAGATCCACGCCGGCGTCGTTGCCCTGGCCGACTACGCCGTCGTCCATGATGACGATCCTCAAAGCATGCCTACCATCTCCGCCAAG GTGACAGCACCCAACGGGGACACACTTCATCACAAAGAAAATGTTACGATGGGCGAATTTGCTTTTACCACCAATGAACCAGGGACATATCTGGCATGTTTCTGGCTGGATGGTGCTAACAAGGGCATTGGAGCATCCGTTAGCATCAACTGGAAGATCGGGATTGCCGCAAAGGACTGGGAATCAGTTgctaaaaaggaaaaaattgag GGTCTCGAGCTTGAGCTGAGGAAATTAGAAGAGGCTGTCGAGGTGATCCATGAAAATTTGTTGTATCTCAGGAGCAG GGAAGCAGGAATGAGGGATGTTAGTGAGAGGACGAACGGTCGAGTTGCATTGTTCAGCGTTATGTCCCTCGCCCTATGCATTGTAGCTTCTGTTTTGCAGTTGCGGCACCTAAAAGGGTACTTTCACAAGAAGAAGCTAATCTAG
- the LOC135582779 gene encoding uncharacterized protein LOC135582779 isoform X1: MRLQVRSTLVLLIFPLLMYATGSCMRLLLMDTLVIKPLKKSHLALRMFVLAAVMICGVYIFSVCLKQIGSQSMPRFVKFELTEEPCSSVGVPPSEVSYLHYPKPTTYSREECACTPVRKFTILSMQRSGSGWFETLLNSHVNISSNGEIFSIKERRNNMSSIIRTLDKVYNLDWYSSASKNECTAAVGFKWMLNQGLMANHDEIVKYFNERGVYAILLFRRNLLRRLVSQLANDHDRRTKQLNGKHRAHVHSEYEANVLAKYKPTLNATELMSSLKTANECVTNALDYFNSTRHIVLYYEDLILNHTKLVDVLKFLGVPQRLMVSRHVKIHKKPLSKQVENWEDVYNAIKGTEYQSFLNADYKL; encoded by the exons ATGAGATTACAGGTTCGTTCCACTCTCGTGTTACTGATTTTTCCTCTTCTAATGTATGCCACCGGAAGTTGCATGCGATTGCTGTTGATG GACACACTCGTTATAAAGCCACTGAAGAAATCACACCTTGCGTTGAGAATGTTTGTCTTAGCCGCTGTTATGATTTGTGGCGTTTATATTTTCTCGGTATGCCTAAAGCAAATAGGGAGTCAAAGCATGCCTAGATTCGTGAAGTTTGAACTAACAGAAGAGCCTTGTAGCAGTGTTGGTGTTCCGCCATCGGAAGTTTCATATTTGCACTACCCAAAACCCACAACGTATAGCAG GGAGGAGTGTGCATGTACACCGGTTCGAAAGTTTACTATTTTGTCGATGCAGAGGTCTGGTAGTGGGTGGTTCGAGACTCTCTTAAATAGCCATGTTAATATTAGCTCTAATGGGGAGATCTTCTCGATCAAAGAAAGGAGGAATAACATGTCATCTATCATAAGGACACTAGACAAAGTATACAATCTGGATTGGTACAGTAGTGCTTCTAAAAATGAATGCACCGCTGCTGTCGGATTCAAGTGGATGCTTAATCAG GGTCTTATGGCCAATCATGATGAAATAGTCAAATACTTCAATGAAAGAGGTGTATATGCAATACTCCTGTTCAGAAGAAATCTACTTCGTCGTTTGGTTTCACAACTTGCGAATGATCATGATCGCAGAACAAAGCAACTGAATGGCAAACATCGAGCACATGTGCACTCGGAATATGAG GCTAATGTGCTTGCAAAATACAAACCCACACTCAATGCTACGGAATTGATGTCCAGCCTTAAGACGGCTAATGAGTGTGTTACAAATGCTCTGGATTACTTCAACAGCACCCGGCACATTGTTTTGTACTATGAGGATCTCATTTTAAACCACACT AAGCTGGTTGATGTTCTTAAATTCCTCGGAGTGCCCCAGAGACTCATGGTTAGCCGTCATGTTAAGATACACAAAAAACCACTATCCAAGCAGGTCGAGAACTGGGAGGATGTTTACAATGCCATTAAGGGAACCGAGTACCAGAGTTTTTTGAATGCAGACTATAAACTATAG
- the LOC135582779 gene encoding uncharacterized protein LOC135582779 isoform X2 yields MAEEWCLLNKDTLVIKPLKKSHLALRMFVLAAVMICGVYIFSVCLKQIGSQSMPRFVKFELTEEPCSSVGVPPSEVSYLHYPKPTTYSREECACTPVRKFTILSMQRSGSGWFETLLNSHVNISSNGEIFSIKERRNNMSSIIRTLDKVYNLDWYSSASKNECTAAVGFKWMLNQGLMANHDEIVKYFNERGVYAILLFRRNLLRRLVSQLANDHDRRTKQLNGKHRAHVHSEYEANVLAKYKPTLNATELMSSLKTANECVTNALDYFNSTRHIVLYYEDLILNHTKLVDVLKFLGVPQRLMVSRHVKIHKKPLSKQVENWEDVYNAIKGTEYQSFLNADYKL; encoded by the exons ATGGCAGAAGAGTGGTGCTTATTGAATAAG GACACACTCGTTATAAAGCCACTGAAGAAATCACACCTTGCGTTGAGAATGTTTGTCTTAGCCGCTGTTATGATTTGTGGCGTTTATATTTTCTCGGTATGCCTAAAGCAAATAGGGAGTCAAAGCATGCCTAGATTCGTGAAGTTTGAACTAACAGAAGAGCCTTGTAGCAGTGTTGGTGTTCCGCCATCGGAAGTTTCATATTTGCACTACCCAAAACCCACAACGTATAGCAG GGAGGAGTGTGCATGTACACCGGTTCGAAAGTTTACTATTTTGTCGATGCAGAGGTCTGGTAGTGGGTGGTTCGAGACTCTCTTAAATAGCCATGTTAATATTAGCTCTAATGGGGAGATCTTCTCGATCAAAGAAAGGAGGAATAACATGTCATCTATCATAAGGACACTAGACAAAGTATACAATCTGGATTGGTACAGTAGTGCTTCTAAAAATGAATGCACCGCTGCTGTCGGATTCAAGTGGATGCTTAATCAG GGTCTTATGGCCAATCATGATGAAATAGTCAAATACTTCAATGAAAGAGGTGTATATGCAATACTCCTGTTCAGAAGAAATCTACTTCGTCGTTTGGTTTCACAACTTGCGAATGATCATGATCGCAGAACAAAGCAACTGAATGGCAAACATCGAGCACATGTGCACTCGGAATATGAG GCTAATGTGCTTGCAAAATACAAACCCACACTCAATGCTACGGAATTGATGTCCAGCCTTAAGACGGCTAATGAGTGTGTTACAAATGCTCTGGATTACTTCAACAGCACCCGGCACATTGTTTTGTACTATGAGGATCTCATTTTAAACCACACT AAGCTGGTTGATGTTCTTAAATTCCTCGGAGTGCCCCAGAGACTCATGGTTAGCCGTCATGTTAAGATACACAAAAAACCACTATCCAAGCAGGTCGAGAACTGGGAGGATGTTTACAATGCCATTAAGGGAACCGAGTACCAGAGTTTTTTGAATGCAGACTATAAACTATAG